Proteins encoded together in one Lathamus discolor isolate bLatDis1 chromosome 3, bLatDis1.hap1, whole genome shotgun sequence window:
- the SLC35A3 gene encoding UDP-N-acetylglucosamine transporter isoform X2: MYPTRRMSNKPKNKRKRKEEKSQEMSTNLKYLSLSILVFQTTSLVLTMRYSRTLKEEGPRYLSSTAVVIAELLKILACVLLVYKDSKCNLRTLNRVLHDEILNKPMETLKLAIPSGIYTLQNNLLYVALSNLDAATYQVTYQLKILTTALFSVSMLSKKLGVYQWLSLVILMTGVAFVQWPSDSQAPAAKEHSAGSQFVGLMAVLIACFSSGFAGVYFEKILKETKQSVWIRNIQLGFFGSIFGLMGVYIYDGEQLSKNGFFQGYNKLTWVVVVLQALGGLVIAAVIKYADNILKGFATSLSIILSTLISYFWLQDFVPTSVFFFGAVLVIAATFLYGYDPKPAGNPIKA; encoded by the exons ATGTATCCAACGAGAAGAATGAgtaacaaaccaaaaaacaaaagaaaaaggaag gaagaaaaaagtcaagAAATGTCTACcaatttaaaatacctttcctTGAGCATCCTGGTTTTTCAGACCACAAGTTTAGTCTTGACCATGCGTTATTCTCGGACGCTGAAGGAAGAAGGACCTCGTTACTTATCATCCACTGCAGTAGTTATTGCTGAACTTCTGAAGATTTTGGCCTGTGTTCTCTTGGTCTACAAAGACAGCA AGTGCAATTTACGGACTCTGAACAGAGTGCTACATGATGAAATCCTTAATAAACCCATGGAAACTCTTAAACTTGCTATTCCTTCAGGGATTTATACTCTTCAGAATAACTTGCTGTATGTAGCATTGTCGAACCTCGACGCAGCCACGTATCAG GTTACATATCAACTGAAAATTCTTACCACAGCATTGTTTTCTGTGTCCATGTTGAGCAAGAAGTTAGGTGTATACCAGTGGCTTTCATTAGTAATACTGATGACAGGAGTGGCATTTGTTCAG TGGCCTTCAGACTCCCAagcaccagctgctaaggagCATTCGGCAGGATCTCAGTTTGTGGGCCTGATGGCAGTTCTGATAGCTTGCTTTTCCAGTGGATTTGCTGGcgtttactttgagaaaatCTTAAAGGAAACCAAGCAGTCTGTGTGGATCAGAAACATTCAGCTTG gattttttggTAGCATATTTGGACTGATGGGTGTATACATTTATGATGGAGAGCAGCTGTCAAAGAACGGATTTTTTCAAGGATACAATAAACTTACTTGGGTAGTTGTTGTTCTACAG GCACTCGGAGGGCTGGTGATTGCTGCTGTTATAAAATATGCAGACAACATTTTAAAGGGATTTGCAACTTCTCTCTCTATTATACTGTCAACATTGATCTCCTATTTCTGGCTGCAAGATTTTGTCCCTACAAG TG
- the SLC35A3 gene encoding UDP-N-acetylglucosamine transporter isoform X1, giving the protein MFLSNPAFPQLSFSFSIRHTSFPCKAAQPSACAVLALCHLARQRLQPGGRVRRSHSENSSVQQGCWAFCSASCSFALEEKSQEMSTNLKYLSLSILVFQTTSLVLTMRYSRTLKEEGPRYLSSTAVVIAELLKILACVLLVYKDSKCNLRTLNRVLHDEILNKPMETLKLAIPSGIYTLQNNLLYVALSNLDAATYQVTYQLKILTTALFSVSMLSKKLGVYQWLSLVILMTGVAFVQWPSDSQAPAAKEHSAGSQFVGLMAVLIACFSSGFAGVYFEKILKETKQSVWIRNIQLGFFGSIFGLMGVYIYDGEQLSKNGFFQGYNKLTWVVVVLQALGGLVIAAVIKYADNILKGFATSLSIILSTLISYFWLQDFVPTSVFFFGAVLVIAATFLYGYDPKPAGNPIKA; this is encoded by the exons ATGTTCCTTTCTAACCCTGCTTTCCCACaactctccttttccttcagcatcAGGCATACCTCATTCCCATGTAAAGCAGCGCAGCCCtcagcctgtgctgtgctggcacTGTGTCATCTGGCAAGGCAGAGACTGCAACCTGGTGGAAGGGTGAGAAGATCTCATTCTGAGAATAGCTCAGTGCAGCAGGGGTGCTGGGCATTCTGCAGTGCCTCCTGCTCCTTCGCTTTG gaagaaaaaagtcaagAAATGTCTACcaatttaaaatacctttcctTGAGCATCCTGGTTTTTCAGACCACAAGTTTAGTCTTGACCATGCGTTATTCTCGGACGCTGAAGGAAGAAGGACCTCGTTACTTATCATCCACTGCAGTAGTTATTGCTGAACTTCTGAAGATTTTGGCCTGTGTTCTCTTGGTCTACAAAGACAGCA AGTGCAATTTACGGACTCTGAACAGAGTGCTACATGATGAAATCCTTAATAAACCCATGGAAACTCTTAAACTTGCTATTCCTTCAGGGATTTATACTCTTCAGAATAACTTGCTGTATGTAGCATTGTCGAACCTCGACGCAGCCACGTATCAG GTTACATATCAACTGAAAATTCTTACCACAGCATTGTTTTCTGTGTCCATGTTGAGCAAGAAGTTAGGTGTATACCAGTGGCTTTCATTAGTAATACTGATGACAGGAGTGGCATTTGTTCAG TGGCCTTCAGACTCCCAagcaccagctgctaaggagCATTCGGCAGGATCTCAGTTTGTGGGCCTGATGGCAGTTCTGATAGCTTGCTTTTCCAGTGGATTTGCTGGcgtttactttgagaaaatCTTAAAGGAAACCAAGCAGTCTGTGTGGATCAGAAACATTCAGCTTG gattttttggTAGCATATTTGGACTGATGGGTGTATACATTTATGATGGAGAGCAGCTGTCAAAGAACGGATTTTTTCAAGGATACAATAAACTTACTTGGGTAGTTGTTGTTCTACAG GCACTCGGAGGGCTGGTGATTGCTGCTGTTATAAAATATGCAGACAACATTTTAAAGGGATTTGCAACTTCTCTCTCTATTATACTGTCAACATTGATCTCCTATTTCTGGCTGCAAGATTTTGTCCCTACAAG TG
- the SLC35A3 gene encoding UDP-N-acetylglucosamine transporter isoform X3, whose protein sequence is MSTNLKYLSLSILVFQTTSLVLTMRYSRTLKEEGPRYLSSTAVVIAELLKILACVLLVYKDSKCNLRTLNRVLHDEILNKPMETLKLAIPSGIYTLQNNLLYVALSNLDAATYQVTYQLKILTTALFSVSMLSKKLGVYQWLSLVILMTGVAFVQWPSDSQAPAAKEHSAGSQFVGLMAVLIACFSSGFAGVYFEKILKETKQSVWIRNIQLGFFGSIFGLMGVYIYDGEQLSKNGFFQGYNKLTWVVVVLQALGGLVIAAVIKYADNILKGFATSLSIILSTLISYFWLQDFVPTSVFFFGAVLVIAATFLYGYDPKPAGNPIKA, encoded by the exons ATGTCTACcaatttaaaatacctttcctTGAGCATCCTGGTTTTTCAGACCACAAGTTTAGTCTTGACCATGCGTTATTCTCGGACGCTGAAGGAAGAAGGACCTCGTTACTTATCATCCACTGCAGTAGTTATTGCTGAACTTCTGAAGATTTTGGCCTGTGTTCTCTTGGTCTACAAAGACAGCA AGTGCAATTTACGGACTCTGAACAGAGTGCTACATGATGAAATCCTTAATAAACCCATGGAAACTCTTAAACTTGCTATTCCTTCAGGGATTTATACTCTTCAGAATAACTTGCTGTATGTAGCATTGTCGAACCTCGACGCAGCCACGTATCAG GTTACATATCAACTGAAAATTCTTACCACAGCATTGTTTTCTGTGTCCATGTTGAGCAAGAAGTTAGGTGTATACCAGTGGCTTTCATTAGTAATACTGATGACAGGAGTGGCATTTGTTCAG TGGCCTTCAGACTCCCAagcaccagctgctaaggagCATTCGGCAGGATCTCAGTTTGTGGGCCTGATGGCAGTTCTGATAGCTTGCTTTTCCAGTGGATTTGCTGGcgtttactttgagaaaatCTTAAAGGAAACCAAGCAGTCTGTGTGGATCAGAAACATTCAGCTTG gattttttggTAGCATATTTGGACTGATGGGTGTATACATTTATGATGGAGAGCAGCTGTCAAAGAACGGATTTTTTCAAGGATACAATAAACTTACTTGGGTAGTTGTTGTTCTACAG GCACTCGGAGGGCTGGTGATTGCTGCTGTTATAAAATATGCAGACAACATTTTAAAGGGATTTGCAACTTCTCTCTCTATTATACTGTCAACATTGATCTCCTATTTCTGGCTGCAAGATTTTGTCCCTACAAG TG